The genomic region CGCGCTGGAGCTCTACACCCAGACCTCGGGCGCGAAAGCGGTCGTCGAGAAGCAGAAGAAGATCAAGATCTCGGTGGTCACGCACAAGGCGGTCGAGGCCTGAATCCGGGTCAGAGTCACATTATTCGCGGCTCATCTGACTCTGACCCGGATTAGCCGCTGGAAATGTGACTGTGACCCGAAAAAAGAGCCCGCTCGAAAGCGGGCTCTTCGCTGGAGGACCGAAGCGCTCAGTCGGTAATCGAGTCGCGCTTCTTGCGGATCGCCGGCAGCGCCATGATGATGAGGATCACCAGCGTGGCGATCATGAAGCTCAGGCTGATGGGCCGCGTGAAGAACACCGACGCGTCGCCGCGGGAGATGAGCAGCGCTCTTCGCAGGTTCTCTTCCATCAGGGGTCCGAGCACGAAGCCGAGCAGCATCGGCGCCGGCTGCATCTCGAAGCGCATCCACACGAAACCGACCAGCCCGAAGAACGCCGTCAGGTAGATCTCGAACGAGCTGTTGTTCACGCTGTAGATGCCGATGCCCGAGAACGCCATGATGCAGGGGAAGAGCACGCGGTAAGGCACTTTCAGCAGGCTCACCCACAGGCCGATCAGCGGCAGGTTCAGGATGACGAGCATCGCGTTACCCAGCCACATCGAGGCGATCAGGCCCCAGAAGAGGTCGGGTTTCTGCGTCATCACCTGAGGTCCGGGCGCGATGCCCTGTATCGTCAGCGCGCCGAGCATCAGCGCCATCGTCGCGCTCGCCGGGATACCGAGCGTGAGCGTCGGGATGAACTTGCACTGCGCGTCGGCGTTGTTCGCCGATTCCGGGCCCGCGACCCCTTCGATTGCCCCCTTGCCGAAGCGCGAAGGGTCTTTGGCCATCTTCTT from Burkholderiales bacterium harbors:
- a CDS encoding tripartite tricarboxylate transporter permease, with product AVVTCMDGYQMARQGRAGPALGIAAIGSFFAGCVCTLIIALFGPPIAEMALKFGAPEYFSLMLMGLVTAAVLAHGDMIKSLAMVCLGLLLGVVGTDVNSGMARYSFGLPELTDGIGFIVIAVGVFAMGEIVANLGDPEERQVFTKKVKNLWPTWADIKQSSGAIIRGTGIGAFFGVLPGTGPSIAAFSSYMVEKKMAKDPSRFGKGAIEGVAGPESANNADAQCKFIPTLTLGIPASATMALMLGALTIQGIAPGPQVMTQKPDLFWGLIASMWLGNAMLVILNLPLIGLWVSLLKVPYRVLFPCIMAFSGIGIYSVNNSSFEIYLTAFFGLVGFVWMRFEMQPAPMLLGFVLGPLMEENLRRALLISRGDASVFFTRPISLSFMIATLVILIIMALPAIRKKRDSITD